A genomic stretch from Bacteroidales bacterium includes:
- a CDS encoding DUF4268 domain-containing protein has product MYSKEEAKIIRKKFWNSFEKFSKKGRKRLGKSSTWMLQKTGIKGFNLKFDTDNKAVQVGFEIASKGLQRQLKYFEKMQSLKALLDEEFNQQLIWNDHYITGDGKEVFRIYVEKTNLSLFNEDDWNQIFDFFFKQMNKFEDWFIEYRDIIKMSEEEIFNED; this is encoded by the coding sequence ATGTATTCCAAAGAAGAAGCAAAAATTATTCGGAAGAAATTTTGGAACAGCTTTGAGAAGTTTAGCAAAAAAGGCCGAAAACGATTGGGTAAAAGTTCCACGTGGATGCTTCAGAAAACAGGTATTAAAGGCTTCAATTTAAAGTTTGACACCGATAATAAAGCGGTTCAGGTTGGTTTTGAAATTGCTTCAAAAGGACTTCAAAGACAGCTGAAATATTTTGAGAAAATGCAAAGCCTAAAAGCTTTGCTCGATGAAGAATTTAATCAACAGCTAATTTGGAACGATCATTATATTACCGGAGATGGCAAAGAAGTCTTTAGAATATATGTAGAGAAAACAAACCTAAGCCTATTTAATGAAGACGATTGGAATCAGATTTTCGACTTCTTTTTTAAACAAATGAATAAGTTTGAAGATTGGTTTATAGAATACCGAGATATTATTAAAATGAGTGAAGAAGAAATTTTTAACGAGGACTAA